Part of the Bacteriovorax stolpii genome, CTCTCGTTGACGCTGATGTGACCGAATTATTTTCGGATATCAACAAACAGCAGGCCATTTTAAAAACAACCTATCAGGCAAGTCAGGGACTTATGAATCAATCCTTGATGGACTTCCTGCGTCGTTAATCCTCCTCTTCATGCACTGCTCATTGTCATTATCCGAAAATAATTTAGTTTTTGCTTGCAATTTAATTAATCAGATAATATATGAAGCATTGCAAGCCGGATCAGGAAAGACTTCCGGCGAATGATTTCTGAGGTTGATTTATGCTCGTGTTGACAAGGAAGCTAGGCGAAAGCATCGCAATAGACGATCACATTAAAATTGTAGTTGTTCAGATCAAAGGAAAACAGGTCCGTCTTGGTATCAAAGCGCCACCAGAGACCAAAATCCACAGAGAAGAAGTCTATAAGGCCATCCAAGACCAAAATACAGAGGCTTCACAGGCCGACTTAAGCTCAATTGCCGATTTAGCTAATGAGTTAAACAAGAAGTAATTTCCTG contains:
- the csrA gene encoding carbon storage regulator CsrA; the protein is MLVLTRKLGESIAIDDHIKIVVVQIKGKQVRLGIKAPPETKIHREEVYKAIQDQNTEASQADLSSIADLANELNKK